One Castanea sativa cultivar Marrone di Chiusa Pesio chromosome 4, ASM4071231v1 DNA window includes the following coding sequences:
- the LOC142633130 gene encoding LOW QUALITY PROTEIN: putative thiol methyltransferase 2 (The sequence of the model RefSeq protein was modified relative to this genomic sequence to represent the inferred CDS: substituted 1 base at 1 genomic stop codon) yields the protein MQSLSHSRLLGHTFSHTYATALSPFQNFPSIIRTFWSINAGIRGTKPRRMEKRDENQKSVTVESATRLNNPRVDKLQQLVHKDSTDGWEKSWKQGVTPWDLGQPTPILVHLHQTGALPKGRALVPGCGSGYDVAAIACPERYVVGLDISDIAIKKAVELSSSLPNASYFNFLKADFFTWSPSELFDLIFDYTFFCAIEPDMRLAXAQRIRDILKSGGELITLMFPISDHVGGPPFKVSISDYEEVLLPMGFRAVSIVDNELAIGPRKGREKLGRWKRSLAQCSL from the exons ATGCAATCCCTCTCACACTCACGTTTACTGGGTCACACATTTTCTCATACATACGCCACCGCCCTCAGCccgtttcaaaattttccatcaaTCATACGGACCTTTTGGTCCATAAACGCTGGAATTCGTGGTACGAAACCGAGGAGGATGGAGAAAAGGGATGAAAATCAAAAGAGTGTAACTGTGGAGAGCGCCACAAGATTAAACAACCCCCGTGTTGATAAGCTTCAACAACTCGTACACAAGGATTCTACTG ATGGTTGGGAAAAGAGTTGGAAGCAAGGTGTGACCCCATGGGATTTAGGACAACCGACACCAATTCTTGTGCATCTTCATCAGACAGGAGCTCTTCCCAAGGGTAGGGCTTTAGTCCCTGGTTGTGGCAGT GGTTATGATGTAGCAGCAATTGCATGCCCTGAACGCTATGTTGTTGGATTGGATATATCAGACATTGCCATTAAGAAAGCAGTGGAG TTGTCTTCCTCATTACCAAATGCAAGTTATTTTAACTTCTTAAAGGCGGACTTTTTCACTTGGAGTCCAAGTGAATTGTTTGATCTCATTTTCGATTATAC GTTCTTTTGTGCCATTGAACCAGACATGAGGTTGGCTTAGGCACAGAGAATTCGTGATATATTGAAATCTGGTGGAGAGCTCATAACACTAATGTTTCCA ATCAGCGATCATGTTGGTGGACCCCCATTCAAAGTATCAATTTCAGA TTATGAAGAGGTATTACTTCCCATGGGCTTTAGGGCAGTATCCATTGTGGATAATGAACTGGCTATTGGACCACGCAAG GGAAGAGAGAAGCTTGGCAGGTGGAAGAGGTCCCTAGCCCAATGCTCACTATGA